One part of the Malus sylvestris chromosome 2, drMalSylv7.2, whole genome shotgun sequence genome encodes these proteins:
- the LOC126603152 gene encoding MATH domain and coiled-coil domain-containing protein At3g58250-like: protein MYTSDFTETEHVFMANTADWDFATLVPLSDLHCLDNGYLVNDVCIVEVEASVPTGFRNLEDQETGDLMNFKGLGRIEKTFVPILEEVCSSYPSLIDGQMKRSRTFVQCAFTALGRVLHFLKTTTANDMNVDACQHLQLLWEELEAFKFDLAWLEPHVQSVFAMKKKAGIVNRLQEDVDALKNEIERRRAILAEAEAVLEVAERDLAEAQEEHFSKIDMDSELGYPLS from the coding sequence ATGTATACTTCTGATTTTACAGAAACGGAACATGTGTTTATGGCAAATACGGCTGACTGGGACTTTGCAACACTTGTTCCTCTAAGTGATCTCCACTGTCTTGATAATGGGTATCTGGTGAATGATGTGTGTAttgttgaagttgaagcttCAGTTCCTACCGGTTTTAGGAATTTAGAAGACCAAGAAACCGGTGATCTTATGAATTTTAAGGGTTTAGGGCGAATAgagaaaacttttgttccaatTCTAGAGGAGGTTTGTTCTTCTTATCCTTCCTTGATTGACGGCCAGATGAAGAGGAGTCGTACCTTTGTTCAATGCGCATTCACAGCTTTGGGCCGAGTCTTGCATTTTCTGAAGACTACAACGGCCAACGATATGAACGTTGATGCTTGTCaacatcttcaactgttgtggGAGGAGCTTGAGGCCTTCAAATTTGACTTGGCTTGGCTGGAGCCTCATGTTCAATCTGTTTTTGCTATGAAGAAAAAGGCAGGAATAGTGAATAGACTGCAAGAAGATGTCGATGCTTTGAAAAACGAAATAGAGAGGCGAAGGGCTATCCTAGCGGAGGCAGAAGCCGTTCTTGAGGTAGCAGAAAGAGATTTGGCAGAGGCACAAGAAGAGCATTTCAGCAAGATAGATATGGATAGTGAGCTAGGCTATCCGTTATCTTAA